The Candidatus Neomarinimicrobiota bacterium nucleotide sequence CCTGTGGGTTCCGGAACGGAAAAATTGAAATGCGGTGAAGAAACCGGATTGACGCTGCTGAAGATCTGCTGATACTTATCTGCCCAGCCGGCATAGTAGATCATACGGTCTATCGACGCTTCGACTTCTTTTGCTGCCTTGCCTGCTGCGGTTCCCTGCAGCTTCAACTCGGAGATGAATTGATCGCGCCTGCCTTCAAGCATTTCACTTATCCGGTAGAGTATCTGACCGCGGTTGTAAGCGCTCCTCTCAGACCAACCGCCAAACGCTTTCCTGGCTGCAACGACAGCCTCCCGAAAATCTTTGCGCGACGAACGTGAGACATTCGCTATCGATTTTCCATTTTTACCGGTCAGCTCGTAATATCTGCCTGATTCAGAGCGCGGGAACTTCCCGCCGATATAAATCTTATAAGTTTTCAATACTTTAAGTCTGTCAGCCATCACACGAGCTCCAGGTACGGCATAAGTCCGTGCAGGCCGCCTTCTCTGCCCATCCCACTTTCTTTGTACCCTCCGAACGGGGAAGCGGGATCGAATTTGTTGAACGTATTCGCCCAGATGACACCTGCGTTTATCTGTTTCGTGACTTTAAATATCTTAGAACCTTTGTCGGTCCAGACCCCGCCCGAAAGTCCGTACTGAGTGTTGTTGGCTTTTTCAATAGCCTCGTCAACCGTTCGAAACGTCTGAATGGCGAGAACAGGACCGAAGATCTCTTCTTGAACTATCCTGTGTGATTGAGAAACTCCCGTGAAAAGAGTAGGCCGGAACCAATAACCGGTATCCGGCAAAGCGCAATCAGGTTGATAGAGAGTTCCCCCTTCTTTGATTCCAACGGCGACAAGTTCGTTTATCTTGTCCAGCTGCGCCTTGGAGTTTATCGCACCGATATCAGTGTTTTTGTCGAGCGGGTCGCCGATGATAAGGGTTTCCATTCTATTTTTCAATTTTTGGATGACTTCCTCCGCGATCCCCTCCTGCACGAAAAGCCGTGAGCCCGCGCAGCAAACATGCCCCTGATTAAAGAATATGGCGTTTATGATGCCTTCAACCGCTTGATCGATAGCCGCCCCCTCGAAAATTATATTCGCCGCTTTTCCACCGAGTTCGAGAGTGTATTTTTTACGCGTCCCGGCGAGAGCTTTCTGAATGTATTTGCCTACTTCTGTGGAGCCGGTAAAAGCTATCTTGTCGATGTCAGGGTGATTTACTATCTCTCTTCCGGTTTCGCCCGCTCCCGGAATCACGTTCACTACTCCGGGGGGCAAGTCCGCTTCCTGGATTATCTCAGCTAGTTTTAGAGCTGTAAGAGGCGTTGTCTCAGCGGGTTTGATAACAACGGTATTTCCCGTAGCAAGCGCGGGAGCTATCTTCCATGAAGCCATCAGCAGGGGGAAATTCCATGGGATAATCTGCCCGGCTACCCCGAGTGATTTAGTCTTCTTTCCCGGAAATGCGTAATCGAGTTTATCAGCCCACCCGGCATAGTAGAAGAAATGAGCTGATACCAACGGTATGTCGACGTCGCGTGATTCCCTTAGCGGTTTACCACCGTCCAAAGTTTCAATTACCGCGAATTCTCTTGCCCGCTCTTGAATCATTCGGGCTATGCGGAAGATATATTTCCCTCTTTCTTTAGCGGGCATTTTCGACCAGAATTTATCGTATGCTGCGCGGGCGGCTTTTACCGCAAGATTTACGTCTGCTTTAGAGGCTTCGGCAACGTCCGCAAGCTTCTTGCCATTAGCGGGATTCACTGTTTTGAAGTATTTTCTGCTCTTCGGAGCAACGAACTCTCCGTTTATGAAGAGGTCATAGCGTTTTTCGAGTTTTATATGATCTGTGCTTTCGGGAGCGGGTGAATACTCCCATACAGACGTGAAATCAAGAACCTTTTCTGTGGTAGCCATTAGTTTTAATCCTTTGAGAAGTAATCGGCGGATTGATAAACGCCGACGGACTGTTTCAGCAGCTGCATGAGCAGGTCGTTTGCGAGTGAGCTGGCTCCGAATCTGAATAGATCGGGCGTCAGCCACTCCACACCAAGCGTTTCTTTTGTAATGACGAGATATTGAATTGCGGTTTTAGCCTTGCTGATGCCGCCGGCGGGTTTAATTCCTATCTTTTTTCCGGTCCGGAAGTAATGATCCCTGATCGCCTCCATCATAACCAACGCTACCGGCTGGGTTGCAGCCGGCGATATCTTTCCCGTCGACGTCTTGATGAAATCAGCTCCGGCAGCCATTGCGATGTTGCTTGCAAGCCTTACGTTATCAAGTGTGTACAGCTCTCCGGTCTCGAGAATTACCTTTAAATGAGCATCTCCGCAAACCTCTTTCACTGTTGCGATTTCATCATAAACGAATTCATATTCACCTTTGAGGAAGGCTCCCCGGGATATGACCATATCAACCTCGTCGGCGCCCATTTCCACAACCTTTTTTACCTCATCGAGTTTGGTTTTCAGGGAGGTCATCCCGCTCGGAAAGGCAGTGGCAACAGAGGCGACCTTGACAGGGGTTCCTTTCAGCGCATCAACGGCTGTCGGCACCATGGTTGGGTAAACGCATACCGCAGCCACCGTAGGCAGGTCGGGATAGGTATCGTGGAGGTGCAGAGCTTTGTTACAAAGCTGCCGTACCTTTCCCGAACTGTCCTTCCCTTCTAAAGTGGTCAGGTCAATCATGCTCAAGGCCATTTTCAGTGCGGACAGCTTCGAGTCTTTTTTGATACTCCTTTTAGTCAGGCGCGCAACACGCTCTTCAATACCCACCTGGTCAACAGGGGGAGGGTTCAGGACTGCCGCCGATATTAAATTACCGTTTTTTCTCATTTCTATCGTGTCATACGTTTTACCGGAACAGGTTCAGGAATTATAACTCTAACTCCAATTGATTTAGTTTAAATATTATCTTGCTGTTAACCCGAATATTAACCTATTATTGGTTGATATTCAAGCATTATAAATGATGCCCGTAGTGATGTAAAAGAGATAATAACTTGAATTCGGAGGGAAAACGCTGGAGGTCTATCCGACTGGAACAATTTAGCGCTCAAGCCGTATCTAACGTAAATAGAACGTTAACTTTATAAAGATTTATATATTAAAAGAGGTAGTTTTGAAGAAAAGTCTTAAATCGCTGGGAACAGCACTTTTTGTAATCGGGATTCTTGTTCTGACCTCGTGCGGCGGAAAGAAGGCGGAGGGAGAGGAGACTCACTCATCGTCAGATACGACGGCAACCGACAACTCAAATAAAGATTCGTCCGAAGAGACGGCGAAAAAGAAGAAAGATGATCTTGATTCGGTTCCTGTCGAGACGATTGCAGTATGGCGCGGAGAAATCTCGTCTTATATACTCCTGAGCTCTACGATAGAAACCGAGCAGTATGTTGACGTTTATCCTTACCTTACGGGAATCGTGTCCAAACTGTTGGCCGAAGAGGGTGATGATCTGAAAAAAGGCGATCCGCTTCTCATGCTCGACGCGGAAGAATATCAGCTTGCCGAAGCTAAAGCGAGGACTCAGCTGGAAAGCCTTCAAAGCGAATTCAACAGGATTCAGATTCAATTCGATAAAGATCTTCTTAGTAAGGAAGAATACTATAAGGCTAAGTTAAATCTCGATCAGTTATTGATAAGTTGGAAGGAGGCTAACCTTAGCCTCAGCAGAACCACCGTTCGCGCTCCCATAAACGGAGTCGTATCCTTGAGAAAAGTGAGACAGGGCGATAGGGTAACTTCCTCTACTCACCTGTTTTCTATGGTAAACCTGCAGGATATAATCGCCACCGTGCATGTTCCGGAGAAGGAATTAGCGACTATCAAAAAAGGGCAATTGACCTACGTATCCTCAGACTACCTTACCGATAAGAGATTTGTGGGGTATGTGAAAAGAATCTCGCCGGTTGTAAATCCAAATACCGGCACTTTCAAGGTTACTATCGGATTGGACGCCGACCATGAGGGTCTGCGACCGGGTATGTTTGTGAACACTTTTATCGTTACAATGACGAACGAGGATGCGCTTCTTTTGGATAAGGACGCCATAGTCTACGAAGGGGACAAACGATTTGTGTATGTAGTCAGAAATTCACTGGCGCACAGAATCAGGGTGGAGGTCGGGTTCGAGGACGCATCACTGGTGGAAATTATCAGCGGAGTGAACGATTCCGATAAGGTGATAATCGTCGGTCAGAACGGGCTTCGAGATAAGACCAAAGTAAAAGTAGTAAACGAACGTAAAATATCCTGATACTTATGATAACAGGCTGAGGTACCGCATTGGACGGGAAAGAATCTTC carries:
- a CDS encoding aldehyde dehydrogenase family protein, giving the protein MADRLKVLKTYKIYIGGKFPRSESGRYYELTGKNGKSIANVSRSSRKDFREAVVAARKAFGGWSERSAYNRGQILYRISEMLEGRRDQFISELKLQGTAAGKAAKEVEASIDRMIYYAGWADKYQQIFSSVNPVSSPHFNFSVPEPTGVVTIIAPESSGLLGLISVVAPVIAGGNTCVVLASHSQPLCAVTLAEVLHSSDVPGGVVNILTGIRSELIENFSTHMDVNAIMYCGDDPAEIKQVQENASLNVKRPHILSTTHWEKEESQGPYQILDTQEIKTTWHPVGV
- a CDS encoding aldehyde dehydrogenase family protein; translation: MATTEKVLDFTSVWEYSPAPESTDHIKLEKRYDLFINGEFVAPKSRKYFKTVNPANGKKLADVAEASKADVNLAVKAARAAYDKFWSKMPAKERGKYIFRIARMIQERAREFAVIETLDGGKPLRESRDVDIPLVSAHFFYYAGWADKLDYAFPGKKTKSLGVAGQIIPWNFPLLMASWKIAPALATGNTVVIKPAETTPLTALKLAEIIQEADLPPGVVNVIPGAGETGREIVNHPDIDKIAFTGSTEVGKYIQKALAGTRKKYTLELGGKAANIIFEGAAIDQAVEGIINAIFFNQGHVCCAGSRLFVQEGIAEEVIQKLKNRMETLIIGDPLDKNTDIGAINSKAQLDKINELVAVGIKEGGTLYQPDCALPDTGYWFRPTLFTGVSQSHRIVQEEIFGPVLAIQTFRTVDEAIEKANNTQYGLSGGVWTDKGSKIFKVTKQINAGVIWANTFNKFDPASPFGGYKESGMGREGGLHGLMPYLELV
- a CDS encoding efflux RND transporter periplasmic adaptor subunit is translated as MKKSLKSLGTALFVIGILVLTSCGGKKAEGEETHSSSDTTATDNSNKDSSEETAKKKKDDLDSVPVETIAVWRGEISSYILLSSTIETEQYVDVYPYLTGIVSKLLAEEGDDLKKGDPLLMLDAEEYQLAEAKARTQLESLQSEFNRIQIQFDKDLLSKEEYYKAKLNLDQLLISWKEANLSLSRTTVRAPINGVVSLRKVRQGDRVTSSTHLFSMVNLQDIIATVHVPEKELATIKKGQLTYVSSDYLTDKRFVGYVKRISPVVNPNTGTFKVTIGLDADHEGLRPGMFVNTFIVTMTNEDALLLDKDAIVYEGDKRFVYVVRNSLAHRIRVEVGFEDASLVEIISGVNDSDKVIIVGQNGLRDKTKVKVVNERKIS
- the deoC gene encoding deoxyribose-phosphate aldolase is translated as MRKNGNLISAAVLNPPPVDQVGIEERVARLTKRSIKKDSKLSALKMALSMIDLTTLEGKDSSGKVRQLCNKALHLHDTYPDLPTVAAVCVYPTMVPTAVDALKGTPVKVASVATAFPSGMTSLKTKLDEVKKVVEMGADEVDMVISRGAFLKGEYEFVYDEIATVKEVCGDAHLKVILETGELYTLDNVRLASNIAMAAGADFIKTSTGKISPAATQPVALVMMEAIRDHYFRTGKKIGIKPAGGISKAKTAIQYLVITKETLGVEWLTPDLFRFGASSLANDLLMQLLKQSVGVYQSADYFSKD